The genomic DNA AATGGAAAAATAATTAATGAAAAAAAAATCAAAGCTATAAATTTATTCATTTCTATAAAATGCGTCTAATTTTTTTATAACGTGGATTCTGAGGTAAAGAAAGGGTCATTAGATGTATATATTTTAAAATTGTCTATGTTTACTTATTAAAAACAAATATATTTAAATTAATTGGTGAAAATGTTAATTGAGACTTCTAAGTATTAATAAGTATATTTAAATGCAAAATTTAATACAGATTAATAGGCTTTTGAGCTAACAATCATAATTCAATTATTTCTTCTTCAGAAACAATTGCCCATTTTCTAAATGACTTTTTACAGGGATAGCCTCCCGTTAAGTCTCCAAATGCTGGCAAAAATAAAGTATTTTTATTCTTATCCATGGCAAAACACCTAAAAGATAAACTATCCCCTTTGTTTCTCAAATAGAGTTTTGGATGATAATGTCCACAAATATTCAAAATTCTATTATCAGCTAAATCAACTGGCTCATGACTGAAAATAATATTTTTTGTTTTTTTAATATCAAAAATTTTTATATTTTTAATATCACAACCTGCATCATGATTTCCAAGGACAAGTTCAACATTAATTTGTAGTAGTTTAGGAAGATTTTCAACTTTTTTTTGAAGAGTTTTATCTATTGAAAATTTACTGTGAAATAAATCCCCCAAAACTATTAACTTTTCAGGACTATGTTTTTTTACTATTTTTTTTATTCTTGTAAAGTTGTTTTCATCTGAATTATTAGTAAGAGGGATACCATTTTGCTGAAAATAATCAGCTTTCCCAAGATGAATATCGCATATCAACAATTCTTTTGTTTCAGGTAGAAATAAGGATCTTGAAGGAAGCATCTCAAGCAATATATCTTCCCAATAAAATTTAAAAGAACTTTTTTTCATTTAATCACTATATTTTTTTATAAGTTTTTCTACTCTTTTTTCTATTGGTTCATTGCTTAAAGTATTTTTAAGTCTTTCAACTAATAAAGGGAAAGCAAAAGGAGTTGGCGTTTTTATCTCGTTTAATAGCATTTTTAAATTTTTTAATCTTTCTAATGATCTAGATATTCTTTTATTTTCTAATTGATATTCTTTAACTTCTTGATGCGATTGTTTTATCAAAAGATGGCCTTCTTCATATTTAGTAAAGACATCGTAGAAAAGACTTGAACTTATTTGAAGTTGAGAGGAGGTTTTTGTTTTAGTTGGATTATTTTGATTCACAAGTCCACTTATTTGGGCAATATTTTTAAATCTACGTTTTGTTAATTCTGAAAAATTAATTGCATTTTCTAGATCTTCTTCTAATTTTTTGTTATTCAAAAAGTAATCAGCTTCTGTTTTTATTATGGAAAAATCATAATCTTCTGAGGTGGTTAAGCTGAATC from Prochlorococcus marinus str. GP2 includes the following:
- the pdeM gene encoding ligase-associated DNA damage response endonuclease PdeM, encoding MKKSSFKFYWEDILLEMLPSRSLFLPETKELLICDIHLGKADYFQQNGIPLTNNSDENNFTRIKKIVKKHSPEKLIVLGDLFHSKFSIDKTLQKKVENLPKLLQINVELVLGNHDAGCDIKNIKIFDIKKTKNIIFSHEPVDLADNRILNICGHYHPKLYLRNKGDSLSFRCFAMDKNKNTLFLPAFGDLTGGYPCKKSFRKWAIVSEEEIIEL